In a single window of the Natator depressus isolate rNatDep1 chromosome 24, rNatDep2.hap1, whole genome shotgun sequence genome:
- the APH1A gene encoding gamma-secretase subunit APH-1A isoform X1: protein MGVTVFFGCTFVAFGPAFSLFLLTVAGDPLRIIILVAGAFFWLVSLLLASLIWFISVQLSNQEDSRLQYGLLVFGAAVSVLLQEAFRFAYFKLLKKADEGLATLSEDGQSPISLKQMAYVSGLSFGIISGVFSVINILADSIGPGIVGIHGDSPYYFITSAFLTMAVVFLHTFWGVIFFDACERRRYWSLALVVASHLITSGLTFLNPWYQASLVPIYVITISMGVWAFFTAGGSLHNVLTCLSCKQEEENRVMVYSALQVPVED, encoded by the exons ATGGGGGTCACCGTGTTCTTCGGCTGCACGTTCGTGGCCTTCGGCCCGGCCTTCTCCCTCTTCCTACTCACTGTGGCCGGGGACCCGCTCCGGATCATCATCCTGGTGGCGGG GGCGTTTTTCTGGCTAGTTTCCCTGCTGCTGGCCTCTTTGATCTGGTTCATTTCAGTGCAGCTCAGCAATCAGGAGGACTCCAGGCTGCAGTATGGCCTCCTGGTCTTTGGGGCCGCGGTGTCggtgctgctgcaggaggcattTCGATTTGCCTACTTCAAGCTACTCAA GAAAGCCGACGAAGGCTTGGCAACGCTCAGTGAGGATGGGCAGTCTCCCATCTCCCTCAAGCAGATGGCCTATG TGTCGGGGCTGTCCTTCGGGATCATCAGTGGGGTCTTCTCGGTCATTAACATCCTGGCGGACTCCATAGGGCCAGGCATCGTAGGGATCCATGGGGATTCGCCTTATTACTTCATCACGTCAG CATTCCTGACCATGGCCGTCGTCTTCCTACACACGTTCTGGGGGGTGATCTTCTTTGACGCCTGCGAGAGGCGGCGGTATTGGTCCCTGGCGCTGGTGGTGGCCAGTCACCTCATCACGTCCGGGTTG ACGTTCCTGAATCCCTGGTACCAGGCCAGCCTCGTCCCCATTTACGTCATCACCATCTCCATGGGCGTCTGGGCCTTCTTCACGGCCGGAGGCTCCTTGCACAACGTCCTCACCTGCCTCTCCT GTAAACAGGAGGAAGAGAACCGAGTGATGGTGTACTCTGCGCTGCAGGTCCCCGTCGAGGACTGA
- the APH1A gene encoding gamma-secretase subunit APH-1A isoform X2 → MATWLQPYLHLSHVICVPTVQAGAFFWLVSLLLASLIWFISVQLSNQEDSRLQYGLLVFGAAVSVLLQEAFRFAYFKLLKKADEGLATLSEDGQSPISLKQMAYVSGLSFGIISGVFSVINILADSIGPGIVGIHGDSPYYFITSAFLTMAVVFLHTFWGVIFFDACERRRYWSLALVVASHLITSGLTFLNPWYQASLVPIYVITISMGVWAFFTAGGSLHNVLTCLSCKQEEENRVMVYSALQVPVED, encoded by the exons ATGGCCACATGGCTGCAACCTTATCTGCACCTTAGCCATGTAATCTGTGTACCAACCGTACAGGCTGG GGCGTTTTTCTGGCTAGTTTCCCTGCTGCTGGCCTCTTTGATCTGGTTCATTTCAGTGCAGCTCAGCAATCAGGAGGACTCCAGGCTGCAGTATGGCCTCCTGGTCTTTGGGGCCGCGGTGTCggtgctgctgcaggaggcattTCGATTTGCCTACTTCAAGCTACTCAA GAAAGCCGACGAAGGCTTGGCAACGCTCAGTGAGGATGGGCAGTCTCCCATCTCCCTCAAGCAGATGGCCTATG TGTCGGGGCTGTCCTTCGGGATCATCAGTGGGGTCTTCTCGGTCATTAACATCCTGGCGGACTCCATAGGGCCAGGCATCGTAGGGATCCATGGGGATTCGCCTTATTACTTCATCACGTCAG CATTCCTGACCATGGCCGTCGTCTTCCTACACACGTTCTGGGGGGTGATCTTCTTTGACGCCTGCGAGAGGCGGCGGTATTGGTCCCTGGCGCTGGTGGTGGCCAGTCACCTCATCACGTCCGGGTTG ACGTTCCTGAATCCCTGGTACCAGGCCAGCCTCGTCCCCATTTACGTCATCACCATCTCCATGGGCGTCTGGGCCTTCTTCACGGCCGGAGGCTCCTTGCACAACGTCCTCACCTGCCTCTCCT GTAAACAGGAGGAAGAGAACCGAGTGATGGTGTACTCTGCGCTGCAGGTCCCCGTCGAGGACTGA
- the LOC141977235 gene encoding immunoglobulin kappa light chain-like: protein MLFVRYLLLSSMVLGAQLSLYPTQQFLFVEISATAKIPCSSKEKLEGGGISVYWYRRREGEGPTCIKKCLNDQNVSKFACKPETRGMTLEIYNVQQKESGDYYCAVKSSSYLIFDNGTTLIVGDSYTTSSWVLLLAPSLPGLISTGMADLACIVHGVSNPVQISWNISGDQQDQALMRSLKAKDGSLMFISHLSIPKDTWTGAKILTCEVKFNSSGNSVKKSARYIERFDNGCFQYAVPLAVGGTLVLLMVSLSLGWICCPSTQGFQARRSAPPTLEEHQDGIVYCQLDFDSRQHGRSMMERPARGKSEKS from the exons ATGCTGTTTGTCAGATACCTACTCTTGTCTTCCATGG TGTTGGGAGCACAGTTATCTCTGTACCCGACTCAGCAATTCCTGTTTGTCGAAATTAGTGCTACGGCAAAGATCCCCTGTTCTTCCAAAGAAAAACTGGAAGGAGGTGGCATTTCGGTTTATTGGTACAGGAGAAGAGAAGGTGAGGGGCCCACCTGCATCAAGAAATGCTTAAATGATCAAAATGTAAGTAAGTTTGCTTGCAAACCCGAGACACGCGGCATGACACTGGAAATCTACAATGTTCAGCAGAAGGAGTCTGGTGACTATTACTGTGCAGTTAAATCCAGCAGCTATCTGATTTTCGACAATGGAACCACACTGATTGTTGGAG ACAGCTACACCACCAGCAGCTGGGTTTTGCTTCTTGCTCCATCTCTCCCTGGTCTCATCTCCACTGGGATGGCTGATCTGGCTTGCATTGTCCATGGAGTTTCCAACCCAGTCCAAATTTCCTGGAATATTTCTGGGGATCAGCAGGACCAGGCACTAATGCGATCACTGAAAGCAAAGGATGGATCCTTAATGTTCATAAGTCACCTTAGCATCCCGAAGGACACCTGGACCGGTGCAAAAATTCTCACCTGTGAAGTCAAATTCAACTCCTCTGGCAACAGTGTTAAGAAAAGTGCCAGGTATATTGAAC GCTTTGACAATGGATGCTTTCAGTACGCTGTACCCCTGGCAGTAGGGGGAACCCTGGTGCTGTTGATGGTGTCTCTGAGCCTTGGTTGGATTTGCTGCCCTTCCACTCAAG GATTCCAGGCCCGTCGCTCAGCACCGCCAACCCTGGAGGAGCACCAG GATGGGATCGTATACTGTCAGCTAGATTTTGATTCAAGGCAGCATGGCCGGAGCATGATGGAGCGACCGGCGAGAGGGAAGAGTGAAAAATCCTGA